The following is a genomic window from Malus sylvestris chromosome 7, drMalSylv7.2, whole genome shotgun sequence.
GGTTGGTGCTGCAGGATCCATGCTTTCCATCTTctccatcctcatcctccttCAATCCAGATACATAATGTTGCAAGGCCCCTTCCCATTTTTGTTGCCAATAATGTCACTAGTTTTACGCTTGTGCTTGAGTTCAACAAGAGCAAGCTGCAGAACTTGTACTAAAAAAGGGATGGGTGCTCCAAATGTTCAGGAAGCTCcaccgcaaaaaaaaaaaaaaaaaaaaaaaaaaaaaaaaaaaaaactatctcTGCACATCCGTGGTGGTCCCTGCCAAGCTCAGCCTGCTCTCCGCCATCACCTTCTCCGACTGCATTGCGCAAACCTCCAGCGAGTCGAACATGGTCCAGTAGTAGTGCAGCGCCTTCGTAAACCGGTCCAAAAAGTTGGGTTTTGTTATGGTCTGCTTCCTGCTCCACTAACCACCCCTCGTACGTCAACATCACTTCATCGTCGGTCCTCCAGCTGCCTGACGACTTGCTGTGCTCGGTGGCTGGCCTCAATGACAGTGCAAGGATGACAGGCAGTGCAATGGTGTGCAGCAGGCAGTGCAATGGTGCAGCGACGGCGGTGCAGCAAGGACAGCAGAACGTGAGCAACCCGGTTCGatacatcttcttcttcctctctaccGTCGGTTTGGTTGAAAGTTATGGCCCTTCTACTATGCGATGAAGTGGGAGAAGGCAGCAATTCTTTTATAAAGCCACAAGAGGCTAAGTGGAATACCCGTGCTTTCCACTTTGCTTCTCCGTCGAAGAATCATTCTTCTGGGTTctcaagaataaaaaataaaaaaaataaaaaataaaaagaaagaaaaagataaatatataaaaagagtgatggtgcatctggcaccatgtgaaagaaaagaaagaaaaaaatatataaaaagagtgatggtgcatctggcaccatgagaaagaaagaagagaaataaaaaaatatatatataaagaggaatggtgcatctggcaccacgtgaaaaaaaaagagggaatgGTGGATCACACCATgtgaaaaaatagagggaatggtgcatctggcaccaaacaaaaaaaaaaaaaaagaaaaaaagagagggaatggtggatcagtccacgtgaaaatatatatataatatatgtatatatacataaaaaatatataaaaaaatataaaaaaaaacaaaaacaaaacaaatgcattgagagaaataaaatctatttttatttatttctctggaaaaattacataaaattgcattctacaaaaaaaaaaaaaaaaaaatacaaatgtgCAAGCAGCAAACATAAGGGGCCTTCATTGATCAGATGGCGCCTTATCACTCGGTGGAACTccgggaagaagaggagccggaggttgatcatttggaacttcactacgcggtacagccccagaagacgaaggcaaatgttgttggaacaaacccacaaacctctgatgatcaagtaaaatctgaccatcagattcctgcatctggtcaatcttcctcttcatgtttgtcgcatagctatgtgcgagcttatgcaactgtttattctcctgcttgagccctctaatctcctgtttgagactcatcacttcagccgccaatgattcaacttgacgggttcgagcaaataggcgttgggccatattagacacagaacctgcacactgcacactgagagccagagaatccttaacagccaactcatcagaccgtttggaaagtagtctgttatctctgggagtgacaaggttccgggccaccaccgcagcggtcatatcattcttcaccactgaatccccaacggtaagaggaccagtgggagatatgaaggatgggcgccatatgttatctggagaagaagggactgcctcttcaccaagattcaagtcaaaacgacgatcggaggggccagacattttcaaaggtgttaaagaaagaagagatcggacaaatcaagctcttagaagtacaagaggggagttttcacaagcgaaaattcaagtgtgctttgaaacgaactgcatgcctctataaaaaatcagcactcgacgggatttcagagatcgaagaggcgagctcagaattcgaagaggccattcaaaaatcgaagaggcaagctcagaaatcggagaagcatcttgcttttccagacgcgtcggcacccgtcacacgcaaactcagctttgcgaaaatcacgggcaatttgtcgaagcgccgatcccagatatcgaagaggcgccagtctttttcagccacgtcaacacccatcacacgcaaactcagctttgcggaaatcacggataatttgtcgaagcgccgatcccagttatcgaagaggcgccagtctttttcagccgcgtcaacacctgtcacatgcacactcagcttggcggaaattacggacaatttgtcgaagatttctgataaagaaggaagcacgtgaagccatatagatcaatcacgcattggttgccgacacgagtgaaagaatagtacctctacaggtatcaaagaacttcctataattgtctaccttcgccttccataaCAAGGGAGACATACAGagtctttcttcatctccaaagaTGCTTtctcaacgaagcctctcgagtcattcagtgttccttattccttggggtacctctgcaagccaatgactccaaagcaaaattatctcatatcaccagggtagaaagcaagagtatctcatatcatgtgttctccctgtcatttcctttgtccttgttcttacctacaaagacaaggataaagaaaacaatatgccggaacttccactcaaactcgggtaaggaaccgactgcttgaaacccttccctgattgcctacctagcactgctctcgagtactcgtttcCCACTGCtgttgtacttccaaagaagctaccacatctgcctgaagaacagataaggcaagtgaaaatgataccttgcagcatgtggagacaaggtgcagaaggaacaagcagagaagaatgcggtctgcacagtcaactcagcagaaggagtccaaactgaggaactcgagaagctgccacatctgcctgaagaaacaagcagagaagaatgcagcatgcacagtcaactcagcagaaagagtctgagatgaagaactcgagaagatgccgcatctgcctgagacggtgaacttgttttgaccctcaaattcttgggtcgacttactaggcgttgtgggctgcacgtgccgattcaccacccttgaatcaaatccttaaagaccaAGTCACCAATTGGAAGAGGAGCCCATCAATCTcaaagatcataccgttgaccaaactactcaggtgtgaattagaaagattgaacaaagcaacaagtcgtcaccttcacctcgtgcctgcttgccgtGTGTTCGAGTcagccttcaagaatcaagcctcaacggcccttgaagaagcttccagccaaattcaaaatcaagcctcgacggccctggaagaaatcacaagtccgattcaagattaagtgtctaccacccttgaatcaaaacctagttcaagaataagctgtggaaaatcaacaattggaggaatctagaaaatccttcaacccagttcaagatcaaagttgtggaaagtcaacaaagcgcaacaaaatatgtgccgattcacccactaccaaagccaaagatcatctaccacatgaagttccttgtggttcaatttcaaccttcaaaatcaagcctcgacggcccttgaagaaatttcaaacaacaattcaagatcaagcctcaacggcccttgaatcgacatctacagtaagggacttcaaaacgcatctcctacacgtgacaagcacatgtatacgacgcgccttgaagtgggggcatttgtagacatcgaaatttcggtaaataaatgttgaccgataaatcaaagtgtcaacgctcatgtattacataaattttacacgtagcatgtgactcaatgaaaattgaaatgagttggaaaagtcatcaaataggacacgtgtcaacacctggcagaaacgacttatttcatctgggatattatattcaaaattaggcattggaaatttctataaatagaaggctaattcattcataaGGGGGACCAATTCAGATTACAcattgaagctctgaagctctgaaactccgaagctctcaagcatccaggttcccgaagaatcaagaaagccttcttcgttcttcgttcatcgctctttcaagatcaagccccgacggcccttgaagaaagcaccatcgttcatcatccgttcatccaatatcaagccccaacggccctttggatcaacaaacgtcgacaaatccacacatccaaccgttcttcaagatcaagcccaaaagcccttgaagatccgttcatcactgttcttcaaagatcaaaccCAAAcacccttgaagatccgctcatcaccgttattcaagatcaagcctcaaacggcccttgaagaaacattcatcctcaagatcaagccccaacggctccttgaagatccgctcaaatccaacTTCAAAGAttaagcccacggccctttgaagaaacttccaactgttcatccaagatcaagcctcgacgccccttggatcaacaaaatatccacaaatcaacaccttacggagatcgaatcagaggatcaaatttgagagagattgtaacccaaaatcatcaaatacaaatatttgtttgtgcgcgttgttcttgtctctttcgtttcaggaattttccgtgttcacagtcACTTCTCatatttatttatgaaaattttgtgtttgcttaAGAAATACTAGATACATAACTTTAGAGAGTATTTCTTAAGGTATAAGTTGTTGGAAATTCTTTGGTTGTAACATGAGATTCGTCTCAATATATTTATCTCACTAATTACTTAATTCACTTAAGCATGGTTACTCTTACTTGCAATAATCTTTCTAATAGTTTAGCTTGATTTAGTTTATAGATTCCAAAACAAATTGCGAGTCTCAAGAAGTTGTTTTAGGACGGTAGTAAACGAGAGATTTGTTAATGTGTgtttaaaatacaaaatgaatatAACATATCATTATACTATTAGAGAAACACTTGAAATAGATTTTGTCTCATCAAAAGACATAAGATGAATCACTCGTTAATAAAAATAACAACGATTGACGAGGCTACCCTTTGATTTGATTGTGTGAGTCCACCGTTTCCTCTCATCCCATGTCCCTTGTAATAAAGGTTTTCTTGTTGATCAAGTACTTGTTTGAACTTGGAGCAAATGTTTCCACTTCTTGGGTAGAGATTATGACTACCTCAGTTTCTTGTTGATCAAGTACTTCTTTGAGCAATGTTCCATCGACTGGCAGAACCAATCTATAAAAGCATAGAACTTGTAGCTAATGGGGCCGTAGCTCATGATTACTTTGTGACTTCATCTCTCATTCCAATGCTACAACTTACAACCAGGtaaatattgtttgataaaccccatgatcaaaattttgttccAATAGAATCGCTAAATGAGCAGACAATTGTTTACGCATGATTCTTTTAGACGCATTAAAATAagaggtgtgctatccacacctcattttatttctcatacccctcttgataatttctgtcctttgatcttctttaatttatccaatccgacggctgaaaattaaaaatatgtgtgagaagtaaaatggggtgtgtggatatcacacccctaaaataatatataagttGTTTTAGGCTTAACATTTGAGACTTGAAAAGCCCACCAAAGGATGAGAAAATCAAGACATAGGGCCTCCAAGCCAGCAAAAGGAATTTAGATAATAGAGTGCCACCACGAGAAAGAAAGACAACTGCCTTCAACAACTGCATGTAGCCCCGTCTACCAACAAGAAGAGAGGTGCATAGAACTTAAAGCACTTTCTGACCGCTCAAGCCAGTTGGCAGGCTTGACAATTTTCTAGCATGGAGCTTCATGACAGGTACGTCCAGACGTCAACTTCGAACCATGTGTTGGCCATCGACGagaaaagaaatatatgaagaaatataaatgttGTCAAGCTTAGCGCTCAGTCCTTAATTCTCGTCTAGTTTgttcacaaaaaacaaaaggacgAGATAAAAACGGATGTGTAGAAATCATCCCTAATTACTAATTTAGCATGCTTATCTTCTCAATTTTAGATTCTTTTTTATGTGTACCAACCATGTATCTTCTCAAATTTAGATTCTGTTTTTATCTTCTCAATTTGGAATGATTGTGAGCCCACTTGACAGGGCTTGCAATTGCAAAGCAACAAGAAGTGAGACGAATCCATACAAATCAATAACTGATCATATATCATCAAGTAGGATCTTGAAAATCCAGTCGTTTTAGGTAAAAAGCATTCCACATTACAGCAACTGGAGACCCACACACATGATCCTCCCCCCTCCTTCctcaaaagataaaaaataatttggCCAAGGCTAGTGAGAAACAGTTAAAAGAATGAAGAATATCAACCAGAAAATACTTTCCAACCCTATATTGCtctgttctttctttttctcaaacACAAGTAGTACCACAGAAGGGACCTTTCCTCTGTTGGCTATACACATTTCCTACAGATTCTACAAATCCTTTCCGTGTGCGTCGTTAAGTGAGGTTTATGACTTACAACACCACATCCTTTCTGGTGAAAGTACAACCGAGAGTCGAGCGTGATCGGAGAGAGTATAATCTTCGGGCCATATTCCCTTCTCCACCTCACGGGGATATAGAACTGCATTCTTCACATTGAATCCCAGGGAGTCCTGCATGCCTCGTTTGGACTCCTCTCTACTACCGTTGAGACTTTCCTTATCCTCTGACGCTGTTGAACTCCAAATTCTATTCTGCAATGCCAAGGGTTTTAGACACGTGATTTTAATCTTGTAGTACTTTGGAAGGACTATTACATGACGGCAATGCTAATGTAAtttcaaaaggaaaataaaCGAAATTATTATGGATGTAATGTACCTTAAATTCTTCGTAATCAAGAACACCATTTGCATCGGCGTCTGCCTGGATCCAGAGATCCCTTGTCTCCTGGAAACCTAGTCCCGCAGGATGACCAATTAAATTAACCTGCAATATACCTATATGAGCAAGTCTGATCTTTCCATTTGAACTTTATACAGCTTAATAGCTAATAGAACCAACCTGTTGTAGTGCTTCACAGAAAGCTGAGGACGTAATAAAATCACCATGACTATCACCCTTCAGAAAGGCAAATGCATCATTTTCAGCCATCGAAGCTTTTCGAAGCTGGCGCTGAAAACcccaaaaggaaaaaggaagttATAGGATTGCATGTAGAAACTGTCTAGAGCTTGCATGCCCTATAATATAAAGGATCCAAgcatcttttcaaaagttttGAACAAAGCTTTCTGTGCACAATATATCTGATGAACTACGATTCTTGCCCTCTGTGGCAAGGTATCAGATAGTAGGTAGAGAAAAATTGAACGGATGAGTATTAATGACAATAATATAGAATACGTAAACCAAATTGCTTACCCGTAATATTCCAAAAACAGCTTCGCACCAACTAGTCTTGAGTGGTTTTCGTGACTTATTGGGATTACAAAGCCAAATGAAGTCAACACCGCAGATGTTTCCCCTATGATTGCGGTGGCTAACCCACTATAGGATAGAAAATACAAATATTCCGTTAATAAAGATGATGAGCATTGTATAGATGGGCCCTGTGGCAGCCAGTAAATCACTGATTTCAGAATTGAAATCCAGAAAACACCAACCTTGTGAGCATCCGCATCGGTATATTGATGAGCAGTATCATATGTTGATTCAAAACCCTGTGATCTAAGGAATTTGTACACATGGCCTTGCTTACTTCCATTCCAGTCACTGCATCGAGaataacaaaaaaagaaatacaaatatAAGAACTACCATCCTACACAAAAGAATACAACCAGAGAAAGCCTACCATTTATTAAAATTCCATTGTTTGTGAAGGCGGCCTTCAAAAGGATTTACCAGTTAGGATAGCTAGCACCTTCAAAAGGCAGGAGACTCACCCACAGAGTACGATAGGCATCGGGTTTAGCATCTTTTCATTCTGATATGACTCCACAAAttgcaaaattttgtaaacctaTTAAAAAATTTCCAGAAATGGGTTAGAGTGATTGCTAGTGGAGCTTGTTCAAATAAGTTGACAATTATTTGCCAAAGTTGATAACTTGTTTGGAAACTCTGAATACCTGATGCAATCGTACTATAGAGAGACTGGAATCATGAGGAAACAACAAATGAGTATTCACAATTAGCATTTCTTGTTGAACGTTTCCTCTCTGGTTTTGTGAAAATGGGGTAGCTAACTGAACATGTAATAGCTGAGCAACACGGTctccaaaatcattaaaatgcaACTCTCGGTAGTTTCGAACACTAAAACAGTCCCTCCTCACAGCAGTCAGCAAACCTGTATAGAGAAAATACAATAAGTCAAGCCATAGAGCATGGAATAGACTTAAAAGGCTCATTTTAATCATGACAACACTCGCAAAACAAGAAATGAGTTGATATCAAACTTGAGGACCATTCTAAGACACAACCTCTTTGGAAACGCTAGCCGATATATGAAGAACTAGTGGAAGAACTCTACAATAACTTAGACTGCTAAATTGTACTGggaaaagataaaaaagaaaggCCAATTCAACTGCAAAGTGTTGTGACAAAGCACTCCAATGCATGAAACATGAACCCATGTGTGCAGAATAATGTACATTCTTTTCTCAGAACTTTCAAGTTGTTCAGCATCTGACTTATATTGCAGTTGTGAACTTGGAATTAACATATGAATGTGAGTTTAAAAAACCGCACATTTTTCCCATGAAGCAATGCAATAATGAGATTTAACTAAACTCGAATGATGCCAGATAAGTCTAATGTGCAATGCAATAATGAGATTTAACTAAACTCGAATCCAGATAAGTCTAATGTATTAAAATCGATATTAAGGGGAATAGATTCAAGATAGCAATATACCATCTCCCCGGTTGTTAGTTCGGGCGAGCTTAAAGGTAGTATAGCCTGCTTCACCAAGCCTGTCCAGGTACATATTCACAAATTCTTCATTTCCAACCCAGAACTCCTAATATTGCAAAAAATGGGTTAGTGTCAGCACATAAGCACATATAGTTGGAAAGGACCATGACCCTTAAAACCTCATACAAGTGCAATTTGTTCTCATATACAACAAGGGGTATTTCGTTTGAGGTCCAAAAAAGCAAAAGGGTAATCAAATATCACCTGCAGACAAATAATGGCAGATGATTCACAGAGCAACCAATCCAAAATCCTCTGGTTCCTGGCCACCCAAAACGCCCCGTAGTCGCTCTCTCTAAGGCTTTGATTCTgtttcacacacaccacaaaGAAACTGAGAAAACAAACTCAGATAAACTAAGTCCGTTTGATAACCACTTCGTTTTGAGAGTACAAACGGCTCTAAaaacgaaatagttatcaaacaaaGTGACTCTAAAAacgaaataattatcaaatcacaGACAAACGCAAATGGGATAGAATAGGACCTGTTGATCGAGTCTTTTGTAGATTGGAGCCAAAATATTGAAAGTCGTGCACGAGACTAAGCAAGGCCCTGCCAAAGTCTCTGGCTTTGGCTCTGCTATCGACGGCAACGAAATGCAGCCGCCGCTGTAGCTCCTTGAAAGACTCTCACTTTCTCTGCGATTAATCTTTGCCACATTAGAACCCGCCCCTAAACCCTGCAAAGTCTCAAAATTTTCAGTACCCATTATCCAATAAACGATTTCCTGAGTACCCATTTTCTCAGAAACCAAATCCATGGAAGAAAAACAGAAGGAatctagaaagagaaagaagagagagatacCATGCTAAAAATCCTTGCCACTGTAACTGTTTCTGATACAAAAGTTGCTAAATTTCGAGTAGTTCTGATTAACAAGATGAAACGAGTGATGGGTTTGCTTCCAATTTTGCAATAACTTTCAAGTTATTAGAAGTTGTGGAGATTGAAGAGCAATGTGGTTGGATTTTTTGATGAACTGCGTTACTTATAGCAAAATGCGGGCATGAAAAATAAAGGTTGGAACTTTAATTTTGTCGTCCGCGTTGGAAGATAGAAGTGAAAGGAATTGGAAGCTTGTGTGGTGGGGACCATACCGAAGGTTCTGCTTCTATCTTAACCAAGAATATTGAGGCTGTCCAGCTAGACCTTGTGCTGTAATTGCAATCTTAAAATATGaaggaattgaagaagatccTTCTGATCCATTAACCTGGACCGTTGAATTTTAATTCaacggttaaaattattataaatgtCTTCCTCAATCTTCTCACTTTAAATAATCAAATCAACCATTTGGCAATTGCAATTTGCAAGCGTGTGTCCTACTCCTACTCCAACTAGCATAAAGTGGCACAGATTCTTACAATTTTAGATGCAACTGTGACGGTGTAAACCAAATTCAATAGCAATTCCACTTAGAAAATGATTTTTGCACATTCATATTCTTTTTTATGTACGaataattgtatttttctgTTAGATTTTTTAAGGAGTGTGaggaaattaattttctttagtTTATGTCATCTTGTAATGATTTGAGCATTAGGGTTAATCATTAAGTGCAATTTGAGTTCAACCACCTATACATTATATGTTTCACTTGCATCACAGACCAAAATTAGCCTCCGAATTTTGTGGCTTGAAACCTAGCGCTGCAACTACCACTGAGTAGTCCAGTAGTTGGTGACGAATTACAGGCCTGTATTTCACACGGCACGTCCTAAGTTCGATTCCTATCGCTAGTGAATCGCACGATGATGATCAAGAGGAGGTTGAAATGCCCATATGAGTCTTCTCGAATCCCGAAAGGGTAAACTGCCATTACGAAGCTACCAGGTATCCTTttggtaaaaacaaaaaaaaaaaaaaaacaaccctaGCACTGCTCTTTGACACATCAGCAAATCCATGTTAGGCCCTAATTTATCCACATTACGCCCTGTGTATCTTttggtaaaaaacaaaaacaaaaaaaagcccTAGCGCTGCTCTTTGACACATCAGCGAATCCACGTTAGGCCCTAATTTATCCACGTTACGACCTGTGTATCAATATGGCTCACCCtgtcaattgtttttttttatgctcACTTTAAACATGATTATCATAAAAGCAAGACATTAATaccttaaaaacaaaaataagaagTCAAGTAAAGTGGTATAGCTTAcccttaaaataaaatttcctgaATCTACCATTAGTCACGCAATTTAATTTCAACTTTCTTTCAACCTTGATGGGTAAGAATTTATTAAATAAACCCAAAATAGTACTATGTCACATGAAATGAACCCAAACACGGGGccgaaagaaaaaagagaaataatgaTTTGTCACAAAAATCTTGTACCGAAAGCCGAAACATGTGTACGTACTGGACTACTACTAGTTGCACCTTAAACGCGCAAAAAACATGACAAGACACCGCGTCGGTGACGTCTGTGCATTTGTCGGTCCATCATCATTGAtaacccttttatttttatttttcttttatttttcatttttcttgggAGGGGACGTTTTatattttagggttttgttaaACCACTTGGATTATTATCCTGCTTGGATGTCATTCTCATCTCCTTCTATTTGTGCGGTAtcagttaagtcacgtcaatattttatattaattttttttataaagataataagacaaaaaataataagaatataaaatgttgacatgacttaatCGTAACCGCACAAATAGAAAGAGATGGGAATGACATCCAAACAGAAgtgcagacaatctgcctcctatATACTCCCCAACCCTAAGCCAGGTGTCTCAAAGTGCATtacattacaaaaaaaaaattattttgaaatataGGGTCAAAACTAATAATTAGTGGTATGTTTGATTATTTCTGTATTTACAATAATGTTATTGTAAACTAATTTATCCACAAGATAATAGTATTATATGGAACAATTTCCTGAGAAAATAGTATTGCGAAAACAATATAATAAAATTGCAATGGATGTGTTTAAGGTAACAGTCATCCAATTAACGTCTAGGcgtttataaaactaaaaaagcaCCTATATTGCTTAGGTCATAACTTTTatttagacaaaaaatagataactttcattttatattttattttatcgaAAAACTGTAAgtgacttgttgaatacttaga
Proteins encoded in this region:
- the LOC126629849 gene encoding uncharacterized calcium-binding protein At1g02270-like isoform X1 gives rise to the protein MGLGAGSNVAKINRRESESLSRSYSGGCISLPSIAEPKPETLAGPCLVSCTTFNILAPIYKRLDQQNQSLRESDYGAFWVARNQRILDWLLCESSAIICLQEFWVGNEEFVNMYLDRLGEAGYTTFKLARTNNRGDGLLTAVRRDCFSVRNYRELHFNDFGDRVAQLLHVQLATPFSQNQRGNVQQEMLIVNTHLLFPHDSSLSIVRLHQVYKILQFVESYQNEKMLNPMPIVLCGDWNGSKQGHVYKFLRSQGFESTYDTAHQYTDADAHKWVSHRNHRGNICGVDFIWLCNPNKSRKPLKTSWCEAVFGILRRQLRKASMAENDAFAFLKGDSHGDFITSSAFCEALQQVNLIGHPAGLGFQETRDLWIQADADANGVLDYEEFKNRIWSSTASEDKESLNGSREESKRGMQDSLGFNVKNAVLYPREVEKGIWPEDYTLSDHARLSVVLSPERMWCCKS
- the LOC126629849 gene encoding uncharacterized calcium-binding protein At1g02270-like isoform X2, whose amino-acid sequence is MGLGAGSNVAKINRRESESLSRSYSGGCISLPSIAEPKPETLAGPCLVSCTTFNILAPIYKRLDQQNQSLRESDYGAFWVARNQRILDWLLCESSAIICLQEFWVGNEEFVNMYLDRLGEAGYTTFKLARTNNRGDGLLTAVRRDCFSVRNYRELHFNDFGDRVAQLLHVQLATPFSQNQRGNVQQEMLIVNTHLLFPHDSSLSIVRLHQVYKILQFVESYQNEKMLNPMPIVLCGDWNGSKQGHVYKFLRSQGFESTYDTAHQYTDADAHKWVSHRNHRGNICGVDFIWLCNPNKSRKPLKTSWCEAVFGILRRQLRKASMAENDAFAFLKGDSHGDFITSSAFCEALQQVNLIGHPAGLGFQETRDLWIQADADANGVLDYEEFKNRIWSSTASEDKESLNGSREESKRGMQDSLGFNVKNAVLYPREAEKGIWPEDYTLSDHARLSVVLSPERMWCCKS